One Candidatus Tanganyikabacteria bacterium genomic region harbors:
- a CDS encoding type II toxin-antitoxin system VapC family toxin: protein MARRSEAYVDTSALIALADRSDTFHPLFRRLFSNPPALVTTPLVVAEGHGWFLRRFDRYKALQFLARLESMTPLAILDIGRKDVSSAMIFQRRFSDQDLTLADAMGLHVMESRRNQVCWSTDRDMRLTGVPLIIDRA from the coding sequence ATGGCCAGAAGGAGTGAGGCATACGTCGACACGTCGGCGCTGATCGCGTTGGCCGATCGCTCGGACACATTCCACCCGCTCTTCCGCAGGCTCTTCTCGAATCCTCCCGCCCTAGTGACGACGCCGCTCGTCGTGGCCGAAGGGCACGGCTGGTTCCTGAGACGCTTTGACCGTTACAAGGCGTTGCAATTCCTAGCAAGACTCGAGTCGATGACGCCGCTCGCGATTCTCGATATCGGCCGGAAAGACGTGTCTTCGGCCATGATCTTCCAGCGGCGCTTCTCTGATCAGGATTTGACCCTGGCCGATGCGATGGGCCTCCACGTGATGGAGTCGCGTCGCAACCAGGTCTGCTGGTCAACCGATCGCGACATGAGGCTGACCGGCGTTCCCCTGATCATCGATCGGGCGTAG
- a CDS encoding DUF4185 domain-containing protein yields MRVASGLLAAAWLAASGLPAAAPTQVATDLGPVFHEAAGRIPGLPGEVLGVDAAYSVPVGGGRTLWVFGDTLMGGWTPDGSRSLAAMPANSAALVRDGEWRSGFPGARWVPAAPILGASGATRRRWPLDVVRIGRAFWLYYVEIEPTGGSGLLAFSVVGTGVTRLGRDWRATAATPLWDGQAPTYGTSAMVWKGALYVFAGGAATFLARVRPDQLGRPAGYAYWAGGDWTPEATRAAKLPESGPEMSVRWNPHLREFLMVYIPPLGREIRMRTAAVPWGPWSEAQTVAPCQPAGDPGMSCYGAKQHVELDRDHGREIVLTYNTNTEPAKLAGRPDLYWPRLVRVRMDLRRPYRSSSSW; encoded by the coding sequence ATGCGCGTTGCATCGGGACTCCTGGCCGCCGCCTGGCTGGCCGCTTCGGGTTTGCCGGCTGCGGCGCCGACCCAGGTCGCCACGGATCTCGGGCCGGTGTTTCACGAAGCGGCCGGTCGGATTCCCGGGCTCCCGGGGGAGGTCCTCGGGGTCGACGCGGCGTACTCGGTGCCGGTCGGGGGCGGGCGGACGCTCTGGGTTTTCGGCGACACCCTCATGGGAGGCTGGACGCCCGACGGATCGCGCAGTCTGGCGGCGATGCCGGCCAACTCGGCGGCGCTGGTGCGAGACGGCGAATGGCGATCTGGCTTTCCGGGCGCCCGGTGGGTCCCCGCGGCGCCGATCCTGGGCGCGTCTGGCGCCACGCGCCGGCGGTGGCCGCTGGATGTCGTCCGCATCGGAAGGGCCTTCTGGCTCTACTACGTCGAAATCGAGCCGACAGGCGGGAGTGGACTCTTGGCCTTTTCGGTCGTGGGCACGGGCGTGACGCGGCTGGGGCGCGACTGGCGGGCAACCGCGGCAACTCCGCTGTGGGACGGCCAGGCGCCGACGTATGGCACGAGTGCGATGGTCTGGAAGGGGGCGCTGTACGTGTTCGCCGGAGGGGCCGCGACCTTTCTGGCGCGAGTCCGTCCGGACCAGTTGGGCCGGCCGGCCGGCTACGCATACTGGGCGGGTGGCGACTGGACGCCGGAAGCGACCAGGGCCGCCAAGTTGCCGGAGTCGGGTCCGGAGATGAGCGTGCGCTGGAACCCGCACCTGCGCGAGTTCCTCATGGTCTACATCCCGCCGCTGGGCCGCGAGATTCGCATGCGCACGGCGGCCGTGCCCTGGGGGCCGTGGAGCGAGGCGCAGACCGTGGCGCCCTGCCAGCCGGCCGGCGACCCGGGCATGTCGTGCTATGGCGCCAAGCAGCACGTGGAACTGGATCGCGATCACGGCCGGGAGATAGTCCTCACTTACAACACGAACACCGAGCCGGCGAAGCTGGCCGGCCGGCCGGATCTTTACTGGCCGCGGCTGGTGCGGGTGAGAATGGACCTCCGCCGACCGTACCGGTCGTCATCGTCCTGGTGA